Genomic window (Candidatus Saccharibacteria bacterium oral taxon 488):
TTGTTGAGGCGAATAATCTCGCGGATGATGGCCACCAGGTCGCTCATCTGGAAGATACGATTCTCGGCCGTGTTAGCAACGTCTAGACCCAGGCGCTGGTTCATCTTGTACCGACCGACCCGGCTATAATCAAATCGCTTGAAATCAAAGAACATTCGCTCAATCATCTGGCGCGCATTGTCAACCGTCGCCAGATCGCCCGGCCGCAGGCGACGATAGACTTCGATCAGTGCTTCATTGGCGCCACGAGTTGTGTCTTTATCCAAAGTTTCTTGGATGTAGCTGGTCTCGCCCGTGTCAATGTCGGCAAACAGTTCGCGAATTTCTGACGTCTTTGGATGACCCAAAGCCCGCAGCAAGGTCGTCACTGGCAATTTGCGTCGGCGGTCAATCTTGACATAAATCGTGCCATTAGTCGCCGTTTCAAACTCCAGCCAGGCACCGCGACCCGGGATCATCTTGGCGCCGTAGTAATTACGACCAGCTACCGTGTCAGCAGTAAAGAACACACCGGCCGAGCGGATCAGTTGGCTAACTACCACACGCTCCGTACCGTTGATGATAAAGGTACCGCGCTCGGTCATCCATGGATAATCGCCGAGGTAGATTTCCTGTTCCTTGACTTCGCCCGTGACCTTGTTGGTCAGTTCGACGGTTGCATGCAGCGGCGCTTCAAACGTCAAATTGTTTTCCTTGGCGAACTGGTCGGTGGTCTTTGGCTCGTCAAAATGATACCTGCCGAACCGCAGTGCCAACTTCTGACCAGTATAGTCGTCAATTGGGTTAATTTCTGAAAAGATTTCGCTCAAACCATCCTCGACGAACCAGCGCCACGAGTCCTCTTGGTGAGCGATGAGATTTGGCATGGCGATGGCACTGTCTGTTCCAGTGAAAAAGACGCGCGCGCCACGAGTGGTCTGTTGAGCCACAGGCGTTACTCCTCGCATTGATTATAATTGGTGATCACGGCCGGAAGATCTCTTAGTCTCAGCACGAGCCCGAGGTTTGCCCGCCCATCAAGCTCGCCCCTCGCTAAAACTACACTACTTCACTGTGACACATTATGACGCATAGGACGACGAATTGCAAGAGAAAAATAATGAAAAATTGACTGTCGTTAAGCAGCGGCTAGTTCTAAACGAAGGCACACTTCACCCAGTAATCTAGCCTCACGCTCACCGTCAGTGATCGTCGCTAACCACTCCCAGCTTCCATCGGTTTGAAGTTGCGCCGTGTGTAGTCGATAATTACCAGCGATACCGCCAACCGAGTCATGTTTGACAATACGACTAACTTGGTGATTTTGTGGATTAATATCTTTGACGTGACCCGGTAGCAATAGAGCCTGCTCGTCAATATACATACCAAGATATGTTGGCCGATTATTTGGCCCAGTCTCATGATTAAGTACCGCATTTACCAGTCCCCGAAACAGATCCCAGCGTTTCATATTTCTAGCCCCATACCGCTCGAGATATATCAGATTATTATCCTGTACATCCGGAATATCTGAGGCCAAGCCTAAGGCGTCGATTCGACCTACACTTGCTGCCGCCTTGATTGACGCATCTGCGAGCGCAACATAGATACCACCCTCGGCAAGATCGGCTTGCCTCCGAAGTACTTCGGGCGTAAACTGTTCAGATTGATACAATCGCCTTGTCTCGCAAGCGCTGATATCTGGCTTCACATGTACGAGAGACTCAACCCACAAGTGGCGTAGCTCATCACACAATGAATCGGTAATATCACCACCACTTAATCGAACTGTCTCAATCATATCCTCTCCTATTTATGAAATATACTACAAATATCGAGTAATGCTGTCAAGGATCCGCGCGTGCACTTCCTCTGGGGTTCCGGCAGCTGACAATAGCGGGATATTTCGCTCGGCGGCGATGGCTTCATAGGCGTGGTTAACCCTGTCCTGAAACGACTGCTCACGCGACTCAAATGTATCAGGCTGAGCGATGCGCCCACGCCCTGCGATGCGCTGCTGGCGCTGGGCGTCACTGAGTGTCAAGACCACCATCGCGTCCGGCTGCAGGTATCGCTCATCGGTAAATAACTTCGTCATCCGTATAATCTCCTCCGCATCCAGCCCGTCGCCATAGCCCTGATAAGCCAGTGTCGAAACATAATTACGCGCGCTGAGAACAATCTCGCCACGCTGCAGAGCTGGCTGAATCTTTTCGCGCCACAACTCGCGCCGCGCCGCCGAGAACAACGCTAGGTTAATTTCACTGGAACGTACTAGGTCGCCATTCTTAACGATGCGCCTCAGTTCATTGGCTACCGGCGTCGACTTTTCTGGATCGTCGCTGCCTGGTTCTTCAACCACGCACACGACGCGGCCGCGCGCCCGGAAATAATCCGCCAGCATGGCTACTTGCGTTGACTTGCCCGTGCCGTCGTTGCCTTCGATGACGATGTATCGACCGGGACAACTCATTTGACACCCTCGCCTAGGCCATTAATAATCGCCGGTGCATGACGCCGATCCTTGAACGCTCGCGGCAGCATCGTTTCCGGCCGCCAACTACGGATAAGCTC
Coding sequences:
- the tmk gene encoding dTMP kinase produces the protein MSCPGRYIVIEGNDGTGKSTQVAMLADYFRARGRVVCVVEEPGSDDPEKSTPVANELRRIVKNGDLVRSSEINLALFSAARRELWREKIQPALQRGEIVLSARNYVSTLAYQGYGDGLDAEEIIRMTKLFTDERYLQPDAMVVLTLSDAQRQQRIAGRGRIAQPDTFESREQSFQDRVNHAYEAIAAERNIPLLSAAGTPEEVHARILDSITRYL